The genomic region AGCATCTTCCATTGTAAGCGCTTTATTTGCTGCAACAGCTATTTCTTGATGTAATTTGATTAGGGTTGTTTTCTGATGCAAAGCTTCTTCAGTACGAATTCGATCTTTAATTTCCCGTTGTAGAGATGCTGTGCGTTCTTCCACACATTGTTCCAGTATTTTATTTCTTTCCTTGATTGAACGAGTTCTTAGTTTGTAAATGAAATGATGAGAATTAAGAATAACACCAAAAAAATAATTAGGCTACCAAACCAAAGGGTTTGCCAAAAGGGAGGTGTAATTGTAATTTTTATACTTGCCCCTCTTGGTTCCGATTTCCATCATTGTTTGACCCTTTTACATTAAACGTGTAATCGCCGAGGCTGAAGTTTGTAGTATTAACAAATCTTCGGTTACCCTCATAATTCCACTTTTTGTCAATTCCATCCATTTTATAGGCATGTTGATTCTTTTCTGGAATGACATAATTCAATACTCAAATTCAAACGAAATAAAGTTTTCTTTATAAGATAATGAGAGTTTCATGGTGTCAGAAATAGGTTGATTTTAGGTTGATTTAGATAAGAAACATTTGCCGAAATCGATTTGTTGGAGATTCTTGTTGAATTAAATTATTTGAGTCCTACTTCTATCAGTCGCAATCCAAAGATTACCTTCTTGATCCCTGCTTATTTCCGTGACTTTATTATTGAGTGAATTATTTATTTTAGCAGAATGAATTTGATATCGGTTGAATTGATTATTGCTCCGATCTAACTGATTCAATCCATTTTCTGTTTCAATCCAAAGTATACCGGATTTATCTTCGTAAATCGCAGTTACAAAATTACTACTGAGATTTTGATGGTCTGAAGGATCCGACCGATAGCGAAATAATTGATCTGAATCATAATCGTATTTATTCAGTCCGTCTTCTGTGCCAAACCATATGATTCCCTTGTTATCCTGGAAGATACAATCTACCGGGCCTTGCGATAATCCATCCTTGATTGTCAGGTGTTGAAATTTGATTTTTGGTTTCTGTGCCTGGACATTGGCGGCAAGGATCGCAATAAAGGCAGTTGCCAAAATCAATTTGCAGGAATTGAAATGTTGAGGTTTTTCGAAGTGATTCATGATCTTGAAGATTTTTGGAAACCCCACAATCCTTATTTCACTTATTTAATTGATTGAATCATGGCATCATTTTAATTTATCGAATCATTATGATCAAATCTTAACAGACTGTTAATATTTTACTTTTTAAAATCTGGGTTAAAAGTAGAGTTTTATTGTTGATAGCAATTTTGTTTGCATCACTCAAGGAATCAATTATATTCAATTTGTTTGAGTGGAAATCAAATAATAACTAAGGAGAATAAATGACATTGAACATAGAGTCTAAGGAATCAGAGGAAAAAGACGGACTTAAATTTAGGATAGATCAAAAATTATTTAAAACACGAACCCTATTAATCTACGGCGAAATAAACCAGAAACTAGCTAAAGAAGTTACTGAAAAACTGTTGGTTTTGTCTATCGACTCTGACAATGATATTAAGATATTCATTAATTCACAAGGTGGTCATGTCGAATCCGGAGATACAATATTTGATATGATTCAATTCGTTAAACCAAAGGTTGAAATAATAGGCACTGGCTGGGTTGCTAGTGCAGGCGCTTTTATTTTCATATCTGTTCCTTTGGAACAAAGATACTGTCTTCCAAATACCCGGTTTTTACTTCACCAACCCATGGGTGGTGTTGGTGGTGTGGCATCTGACATCAGTATTGAAGCAAAGGAAATCGTTAAAATGAAATACCGCCTTAACAAAATATTTGCCAAACAAACAGGACAATCCTTAAAAAAAATTGAAAAAGAAACAGATCGCAATTTTTGGATGACTGCAGAAGAAGCAATTGATTATGGATTGGTCAAT from candidate division KSB1 bacterium harbors:
- a CDS encoding ATP-dependent Clp protease proteolytic subunit, which encodes MTLNIESKESEEKDGLKFRIDQKLFKTRTLLIYGEINQKLAKEVTEKLLVLSIDSDNDIKIFINSQGGHVESGDTIFDMIQFVKPKVEIIGTGWVASAGAFIFISVPLEQRYCLPNTRFLLHQPMGGVGGVASDISIEAKEIVKMKYRLNKIFAKQTGQSLKKIEKETDRNFWMTAEEAIDYGLVNKIIKSAEEI